In the Pecten maximus chromosome 5, xPecMax1.1, whole genome shotgun sequence genome, GAAAATACTATTGGGAAATATCGCGAAAAGTTGtcaaaaaaaacgaaaaaacgTCGAGGAAGTCATATATGCATTGTTTAACGCTAGTCCACTGTCCGATCCCGGTACATATAAGGGTGATCTAGCTAGGACTTTCAAAGAATACACAGATGTCTCATCAGAGTTCATGGCCTTCTTATCGAGAAATCCATGTGAACAGAGCAGCATGGAGTACTCATCAGAGTCATTGatcttaaatgttttaacagACAAGTACCAAAGGGCTTTGTCAAAAATAAACGAGGAACTTGCAGAGACAGCTTTATTAGAACAAAGGTCAGTGTCATCaaaacaaaggtcaaggtcaatgtcatcaaACATAAGACAAGGTCAACTTCTTCGATACAATCCATTGTGAAGCAGCAGACAGACACCGTCATTAAAAGGGAACGATTGAAAATTGCTGAGGAGGTagctttcataaaaaaaaaacaagctgTGCTGCAAGCAGAAATGgaagttttgaatataaaaaggGAAGTTAAGGAGGCTGAGGCCAAACTCAGAACTATGATAGAATATCAAAGTGATATTGATGGTAACAGTTTGGCATGTAGTTCTGGAAAGAAATCTTCTAGAGTTTCACAGTAGTGGAGGAACAGAACCGAATGCTGAAACTTTCCTTGGAACGTGAACCAGGAAACGGTTCAGACAGACGCATACGTATGTCATCTCCCCACATAAGTCCCGGGCCGTGCAGTGACGAAGCATCCGAAAACGAACATTTGTACAGTCACACACCTTATACGCAGGTAAGGCCCAATTCCTCACTTACTCCGTTACAAGCACCTAACGGATATTCGACTCATGTTGAACCACCTACCTCTAAGTCCGACTTGTTTTCTCGAGGTCCCGAACCCCGCGTACAACAGCCTTTGACAAGGAACCCACCGATGTACTCTATGCCTGGTCCCTTGCCATTGTTAAACATTACGCCTGTCATTTCCTTACACAGCATACAGTTTGCAGGTAACTCACCACCTATGAACACCTTGAACCCGCTCGCTCAGGAATTTCACCCACCACCTGAGAAGGATCGTTTTGATATGTGCGCCGAGTTCTCAAAATACCTCCTGAAGAAAGATTTACTCTTGTCCAGGCTTACTAAATTCACGGATAGCCCAGACTCCTATGCCATCTGGAAATCTAGCTTTAAAGGGATTATGAAAGATCTTGGGGTCTCTGCAGCAGAGGAAGTTGACCTCCTTGTAAAATGGCTTGGCACAGACTCTGGTATGCAAGCCCTGAGTATAAGATCTGCACACCCACACGACCCAAAGACAGGAGTAGCAAGGATCTGGGAAAGACTAGAGGATCGTTATGCTGGTCCCGAACTAGTAGAATCCTGCCTGAAAGCCCGTATTGCTGCTTTCCCCAGCATTTCAAACAAAGACAGCAGTCAGTTGTTTGAACTCCTCGACCTCGTATCTGAGATTGCTGCTAGGAAAGAGGACAAACACTACTCTACAATGCTTGCATACTTTGACTCTTTTTCTGGAGCAAATCCCATAGTGGCGAAATTACCTGTCAATATACAGCAGAAGTGGACCACACATGGTGTCAAATATAAAAGGAACTACGGTACAACATACCCTCCATTTACTGTCTTTGTAGAGTTCCCGCGTGACATTGCTAAGGCGAGGAACGACCCTGGTTTCAAGTACGAGCAGCCATCTGTATCCAATACTATGTCAAAATCTGGCAAGATAGGAAGTAAACCTCAGAAGACTACCATATCTACAAGGAAGACAGATGTGGAGAAACCAACTGAACATGTCCCCACCTGTCCATTACACAATACGAAGCATACACTCAACAAGTGCAGAGGTTTCAGGATGAAACCAAAAGAAGAAAGGAAGAAGTTTCTACGGGACAATTCTATCTGCTGCAGGTGTTGTGGCCCAGGAAAACATATGGCCAAGGATTGTGATTTCTCCATAAAATGTGAAGTTTGTGGCAGTAATCGACATCCCTCTGCTCTTCACATTGGGATTCCCACAGACGAGTCACTCGCTAAGGAAAAGGAGCCTAAGAAGAAGAATCCTTCAGGTTCTATCAACTCGACATGCACACAGGTATGCAAGAATCCACTGGGCATGAGTAAATCCTGTGCCAAAACTATCCTGGTTAAGGTATACCCTGCTGGTCAGCCAGATTTAGCACTGAAACTCTACGCGATCATTGACGATCAGAGTAACCAAACGCTTGCAAGAACCAGTTTCCTCAACCATTTTGGTGAAGAAGGCAGTCACATGGAATACACACTATCCTCATGTTCGGGCTGCATTTCAACATCGGGAAGGAAAGCCAGAGGATACGTTATAGAATCGCTTGATAATAAAGTAGCTCTGACATTGCCTGATGTGATAGAATGTGCCGCCATTCCAAATGCTCGTGATGAGATACCGACTCCCGAGGCTGCATTCCATCACCCTCATTTGCGCCAGATTGCCGACTGTCTCCCTATGTTAGACCCGGAAGCTGAAATCATGATGCTCAGAGGTCGCGATCTGCCAGAAGCACACCATGTGGAAGATCAGTTAATTGCTCCACCTAGTGAGCCTTACGGACAGAGACTCAAACTGGGATGGGTCATAATAGGTAAAGTATGCCTCGGAAGCGTTCATCAGACGCCCTTCATTACCAGTAATAAGACTTACACTTTTCAAAATGGACGCCCTTCTCTCATGAAGCCCTGCCCTAACTGTTTTGAGTTAAAGGGTTATAATCCTACACCTACCTTTCCAGTCTACATCAAGGGACCGAAAGACGACATACCAGGCTTGTCAGTAGAAGACAAGGAGTCTCTGCAGGTCATGTATTCCTGTATGACTAAGAATTCATATGGTAACTGGTCAGCACCTTCTTCCGTTCAAGCCAGACAGACCCAGGCTACCTAACAACAGACCTCAAGCATTTAGGAGATCCATGTCTTTGGATAGGAGTCTACTGAATTCATGGCCAAGATCTTACACGATGGACATGCAGAAATCGCTCCACAGCTGCAGGACGATGAAGAATGTTGGTACCTCCCACGTTTTGGCATTTACCATCCCAAGAAGCCTGAAAAGATAAGAGGCGTGTTCGACTCTTCTGCTCGGTGCGATGGCACCTCGCTCAATAGCGTACTGCTGACGGGACCAGATCTCGTGAACAGTTTACTCGGCGTACTTCTCAGGTTCCGCACTAAGCCAGTAGCCATTACAGGTGACATCGAgcagatgttttactgttttaaagTCCATAAATCGCATAGGAACTTCCTTCGGTTCTTTTGGTACGAGGGCAACGACACAACCAATCAACTCATCGAGTACCGTATGACAGCACACGTTTTGGAAATGCGTCGTCACCTGCAATTGCAACTAACGGTCTCAGGCAAGCAGTTGAAGGAGCAGACGCTGATGTGAAGACATTTGTTAATCGTAACATCATTGATGAAACGAACTCAACAGACACTACAGAAGAATGGAAACATTAGGCTTCACAAGGTATAGCATCTAACAGCAGTGCTGTCCTGGAGGCAGTTAGTCCGGATGATCTTGCTGGAGATATCGTGAGTTTGGACCTGAACGTTGACTCTCCACCCCGTCAGAGAAGTCTTGGACTTTTCTGGAACCTCACAGGAGATTTCTTCACATTCAATTCGGACCTTGATGATAAGCCATATACCAGACGTGGGATCCTTGGGACTGTAAACGGTCTTTATGACCCTCTCGGCTTCGCAGCTCCGGTTATCCTAGAAGGGAAATTGCTATTCAGAGATCTCATCTCATCTCCAGTAGATTGGGATGACCCGCTTCCTGAAGTAAGACGATGTGACTGGGAATTGTGGAATAAATCTCTTAAGGAGCTGAACGACTGTCAGGTTCCGAGACCTTACTGTGAGACAGGCCTTCATGAAGGATCTATGCGACAGGTTCACTTATTCTGTGATGCTTCCAAGGATGCAATTGCGGCAGTAGCGTACTTCAGGATTGCCGAGGAGGAAGGGAGACCACAAGTCAGTTTCATTCTAGGGAAGGCAAAGGTTGCTCCTATGCACGGACATACCATTCCGCGACTCGAACTTTGTGCGGCAGTACTAGCGACTGAGCCCGGGCGGATCATCACCGATCAATTAGATGTTGACCCTAGTGATATCTATTACCATTCGGACAGCAACGTCGTATTGGGCTACATACACAATAGAGTGCGACGTTTCCACACATACGTAACCAATCGTGTCGATAGAATCCTGAATGTCAGCGAACCTACGCAATGGAAACACGTTCCAACCGACCTACATCCAGCGGACTTCGGCACTAGGTGTATTCCAGCACGTCAGCTATCAGGAAGCCAATGGTTGAAAGGTCCATCGTTTCTCCTCGATTGTGAGTTTCTTACCGAACAGGAATTCCCCCTGGTCACTCCGCAGACTGACGCTGAAGTTCGGGCTGTGGTCACACTTAAGTCGTTGACTTGTGCAAACAACATCTCCCTTTGTTCAGACAGATTCGAGAGGTTTTCTAACTGGACGTGTCTTACTCGTGCCATTGGTAACCTACTCTCGCGTGCTCAGCGCATCAAAACCAGGGAGGGAAATGTCGATCCCAAGAAGGGGAGTGTTGAAAGCAAACTTATTCAGAATCACTCCAAACGAAGTCTTCCCCAAAGAGATTCGGAACTTACAGGATTCCAAACCTGTCCCTCGAGACAGCCAAATCTCCGCTATTTTGCCTTATCTGGACTATGAAGGAGTTTTAAGGGTAGGAGGCCGTTTGAACAAGTCCGGATATAGTTCCTTGGAGAAGAATCCGGTCATTCTTCCTGGAAAGTGCCACACCGCGATGCTCATCATTCGATACTATCACGAAAAGGTTCATCATCAGGGCAGACATATAACGGAAGGGGCTGTTCGTGCAGCGGGCTTTTGGATCACCGGTTCGAAACGATTGATATCGTCATTCATCCACCGTTGCGTTAGATGCCAAAGACTTCGAGGATAAACTGCTGTGCATTTGATGGCGGATCTGCCCCAAGGTCGTCTCGAGTCATCTCCCCTTTCACATATGTCGGCGTAGATGTGTTCGGACCTTGGTATGTTGTCTCACGTCGCACTAGAGGAGGTCAATCCCGACCTAAACGCTGGGCATCGCTCTTCACATGCTTAGTTACAAGAGCGATACACATAGAGGTTCTGGAAGAAATGACATCGTCTTCGTTCATAAACGCTCTACGTAGATTCACGTCCATCCGTGGTCCAGTCAAGGAGTTTCGCTCGGACAGAGGAACCAACTTCGTGGGATGTACAGACGCCATTGGAATCGATGCCATTAATGCCGAGAACGTCAAGATGACCAATACGCGGAGTTTGTGAGAGGATGATCGGTACGACACGCAGAATCTTGGATTCGATGTTGCTCGACATACAAGGGAAAGCCCTTTCACACGAAGTTCTTATGGCGGAGGTTGCAGCCATAGTAAACTCTAGACCCATTGTGGCTGTTTCAACGGATCCAGATGCGCCGCAAATACTGTCACCTTCCACGCTTCTGACGCAAAAGTCTACTTCGGTATCAACATGTCAACTGACGGAACTTGATTTGAAGGATTAATACAGGAGCCAGTGGAAACAAGTTCAGTATCTCGCGAACACGATCTGGGAAAAGTGGAGACGAGAGTATCTTGCAAATCTGCAGGTAAGACCTAAGTGGCGTTAGGAACGTCCGGACCTCAAGTCGGGCGATATAGTGATAATGCGGGATGATCAGAGTCCTCGTATTGAATGGCCTCTAGCTATTGTAGAGAAGACATTTCCAAGTGATGATGGCAAGGTTCGCAAGGTTAAGGTCGCTATCCGTCGTCATGGTGAGAGGACAACATTCATTAGACCGATCACCCAGTTGGTGCCACTGATGTCCACCGAGTGATGTGTTCTTCGACGAAGATCGCGTAGATGCTCATCGGCCGTGATTGTGCAAGAACACTGCTTCAAAGGACACCTTTGAGTTTTTGTGTTATATGAAAGACATCATACATACTTGAGTAGTTATTGGAATATGTGACAATCTATTAGTGACGTGTTTCACACGCCAGGAGGGGAGTGTGATGTTTTGGAAAATAATTATCTTGCAAGAGTTATCGTTCTTTGCGAACTCTTTAGTTTCGTTTTCGAACGTCAACACCACACAGCTAGGAGCTGTCGAATCCATTATAATtccatttttgttatatttactgcTAACCAATGAGTAAGTAGCATACAATAAGAATGTACTTGCTATAAATTGAATGTGGTAGTAGCATTTCAGTCGATAATTGTACTCGGAACTGTTATagatttgaaataattgtttgtTGACCTGAACACTTGTTTACATGGTTAACGAGAACTCTGTTCTAGaatctgtattttgtatctttGCAGTTTCTTACCCTCTCCGGAGGTTCTGTGTGTAATCATCTACCCTCTCAGGAGGCTTTGTTATCTGAATAAACTGGTAcagtacagaaatacattttctattttAGCTTATGGTTTCCAATTAAAGCTAATTAGAGCCAATTAGAGCCAATTAAGTAACATTTCTACATGTACACATCGATCGGAACAGGCGAGGATTGGCTAGGACAGTCACGTGGTTAACCATCCACGAAGCTCTCAACAGCCTATCTAGGCTTACATAATTGGTGCACGTGGTTTATTTGCAGCAGACGACATCGACTCCTGGAGACGAAGTCTATGACAAAGATTTCAGAGGCAAATGCTACAGAAAGCTGTACGATTGTGTATGGTTACACAAGCTGTAAGTTTATAGAGCTAATCACTGCTTTGATATTGTCATTTCAGCTTTGAGTTTCATGAATATCTCCACTTTATAATTGAATTGACAACCAATTCAATGCATGCAGGATCTAGCCTACCGCGTTCGTTTTGTGTAAAGCCAATTGATCTTTATGTGATTATAACTTCCCAGTCTAAATCAtgataaaacacacacacacacacacacaaaacgttaaacttttttttttagattttaattaatgTAGATTTAATTTAGATCTATAATTTCTCTGCATATGTGTATAAACTCGTTCATGTTAATATACACATCCTTGTACACAGATTATGAATGtgtaaaaaaatcatttttcatttcattcttataggcctatatatataagataactTTACATTAGCCTAgatgaaataaaaagtaaatacattAATGTACCATGCAATAATAAATAAGAGCAATTTATGCTCTCTGAAAAAACATCAGTAACACATTAACTTAAACACTTAAGtaagttttaatatatatattatatatatatgggtttGTATAACTAACAAATACTGACTGCTGTATTTGCTGTTATTAGCACCCTTTCCCCTATGAATAAGTTAAATTCTAAGAAGTAAACCAAATTTTGGTGCTAATTAAGGCAgatacaaaatatcattttacaaacCTGAGTATGGATATAAATCATGCAGAAAGCCATTGACATCTAGGGCGATAAAAAAAGTTTCCCAACCATATAATTTCGAATCATTGGAGGGATACATAAAGAGTGAACCCATGCACAACACTTGTCACACTGCATCCAGCTCACATTCTCAGTGTCAGCATTGTCATCttgtaaacaaacacaacacaatacttgttcttttgtttgtttgttggacTTCAGTTTGACAGCTTTCTCCTTTTGTTTCAACTCTCTTACAGTGCGGGCCTTAGGAATGCACACAAAGTCACCATGTGCCCgcgtttgattttctattcaaggggTCGATCACCGCGACTGATCACCCTAAATTCCTATCAGGGATCATGAAAACGGCGTCATCGCGATCCCCGGTGGTAATGTGCTCATCAAAATCCGCGGTTATCGTTTCTCCGcgaaacatcaaagcaatttgtccgccgcgaatcttgatgatgcagccccggagggccacgattacattcagccctcggttttacctgtggttgtggtggtggtgtggctctcagttgaccattatcgacccttatcgttgtacttgtaccgatttttttaccgctagcagtcgagacgattggtagattttgtgacttacatgcaagtgtcctatccctaatgtaagactcgaattcgaagtgatacggttctccgtgacgatcatgggtataactaaataaaaaaaaacatctggataccgtatagtgagtctacgaaaCTCCCTTACGTCTCAATTGCTGCATTTAGTCACTACTGATTTGgctgacctgtttatagatggcgctttgtgcatgacctcagatgccatgacctcggagaggccacataaggggctcgttatttagtgaaagatctcggacttatttttacgtgatctagcaaagtccttaattgcataatttagtcatcacatatatctgaagtatctagctagtaagatgtctgtttgagaaattgatccatatacgtgtacgacCTGTGACGGATGAGAAGACGATAAAAATTGATACGATCATTACTTGTCCTCGcggggacataatgtatgttttttgtttcgtaattgtttgaagaaaaccaaattttatcctcaatactatagcttataattatttcgtctgactttttgtagcgggtttcatacatagactgtacaattatttaaacatttcgtagtttaaatacatgacttaaagacgttgtgtgttttcttactatcattatttatgttgatatatatgctacttgcagtttacagggacgattccggcgtggctaatagcatagacatacacttgggcgcattcaaattaccggtagatatagaaatccatgctcatattttccaaactatatatatagtagttaatcaacttcattatttcattaacagccaaattgtcacagcaaaatcattatgcgaggtctctttttttttcgattacatgcatgattggaatctatgcgtgtatactataaatgttgtatatattgttaaatggaaattgtcaaataaatattgtttgaaatacatagactacagaatgatgtgtatgtatagtccgatgtgctctctttattgtgagaaaacaatacattggtgtatgtaataaagaaatctataaaatacattttaacatatttcaattaattataagcacaacatgggaatctttcccgtcccttttattttggaagcaaaacaaaataacgtactaacaatacagacgtcACCATTACGATCACAACATTACAAGACCTAacgtccaaacaatgtgaactatttcgtcctttcAGGGCGACTTCGGGCGCTGACTAGAGTGACTATAATCTAACTATTGTAGAAGCGAACTCACGTTGGTTACATATACTGCGCATGTGTAGAGAAACAAGAAGTTACAATACGCATGTCTAGTCGACTTTGCTTAACCACTTG is a window encoding:
- the LOC117328413 gene encoding uncharacterized protein LOC117328413; translation: MAKILHDGHAEIAPQLQDDEECWYLPRFGIYHPKKPEKIRGVFDSSARCDGTSLNSVLLTGPDLVNSLLGVLLRFRTKPVAITGDIEQMFYCFKVHKSHRNFLRFFWYEGNDTTNQLIEYRMTAHVLEMRRHLQLQLTVSGKQLKEQTLISAVLEAVSPDDLAGDIVSLDLNVDSPPRQRSLGLFWNLTGDFFTFNSDLDDKPYTRRGILGTVNGLYDPLGFAAPVILEGKLLFRDLISSPVDWDDPLPEVRRCDWELWNKSLKELNDCQVPRPYCETGLHEGSMRQVHLFCDASKDAIAAVAYFRIAEEEGRPQVSFILGKAKVAPMHGHTIPRLELCAAVLATEPGRIITDQLDVDPSDIYYHSDSNVVLGYIHNRVRRFHTYVTNRVDRILNVSEPTQWKHVPTDLHPADFGTRCIPARQLSGSQWLKGPSFLLDCEFLTEQEFPLVTPQTDAEVRAVVTLKSLTCANNISLCSDRFERFSNWTCLTRAIGNLLSRAQRIKTREGNVDPKKGSVESKLIQNHSKRSLPQRDSELTGFQTCPSRQPNLRYFALSGL